Proteins encoded together in one Planctomyces sp. SH-PL14 window:
- a CDS encoding DUF2271 domain-containing protein, giving the protein MRFRLSILSFPRLRVASLRAAGVMGTALAVWTSSAPAETFTFHRERVLGTSLEVRVDADSSAAAERAEAVVLKEIERLSGILSVYDPASELSRWQRSGGGESVAISPELLEVLQASERWTRASGGAFQPATESLTRLWRSAAATGTAPSDAVLKETTVALTQPHWQLNATEGRARKIGSVPLNFDALAKGLIVDRACLRAMDEEAVQGALVCIGGDMRAAGSIVERVSVADPHNDAVNAEPIDAVYLHGGGLATSGNYRRGFQVGDRWYSHILDPKTGRPAEGIAGATVVAPTSAEADALATICNVLPPAESLKLIESLPETECLLVLADGSRQESSGWNDRGQPGLFRLGARATQFVAAEDAKGDAKEAKSEENAADGKLLSLVVNITLAKPSEPGYRRPYVAVWLEDADEFPVKTALLFLDNKQPGPRWHRDLIRWYRNDRTRKLADQTDLIGVISGATRGPGEYKAVFDGTDDAGKPLKPGKYTLYLEAAREHGTYQIIRHPLTLGADPIAVTKLKGNVEFESAAYEYRAAVPAAGAPAGESKPAAK; this is encoded by the coding sequence ATGCGGTTTCGTCTGTCGATCCTTTCGTTCCCCCGCCTGCGAGTCGCCAGCCTGCGGGCGGCCGGCGTGATGGGGACCGCCCTCGCGGTCTGGACCTCGAGTGCCCCGGCCGAGACGTTCACGTTCCACCGGGAGCGTGTCCTGGGGACGTCGCTGGAAGTCCGTGTCGATGCCGATTCGTCGGCCGCCGCCGAGCGGGCCGAAGCGGTTGTCCTGAAGGAGATCGAGCGGCTCTCCGGGATCCTGAGCGTCTACGATCCGGCGAGCGAGCTGAGCCGCTGGCAGCGGAGCGGCGGCGGCGAGTCGGTCGCGATCTCGCCGGAGCTGCTGGAAGTCCTCCAGGCGAGCGAGCGGTGGACCCGTGCCAGCGGCGGGGCGTTCCAGCCGGCGACCGAGAGCCTGACCCGTCTGTGGCGGTCCGCCGCGGCGACGGGAACCGCGCCGTCGGACGCGGTCCTGAAGGAAACTACGGTCGCCCTGACGCAGCCGCACTGGCAGCTTAACGCGACCGAGGGCCGGGCCCGGAAGATCGGCAGCGTGCCGCTCAACTTCGACGCGCTGGCCAAGGGGCTGATCGTCGATCGGGCCTGCCTGCGGGCGATGGACGAGGAGGCGGTCCAAGGAGCCCTCGTCTGCATCGGCGGCGACATGCGGGCCGCGGGGTCGATCGTCGAACGCGTTTCCGTCGCGGATCCGCACAACGACGCGGTGAATGCCGAGCCGATCGATGCGGTCTATCTCCACGGCGGCGGTCTGGCGACGAGCGGCAACTACCGCCGCGGGTTCCAGGTGGGCGACCGCTGGTACTCCCACATCCTCGATCCCAAAACAGGCCGACCGGCCGAAGGGATCGCCGGGGCGACGGTCGTCGCTCCCACCTCCGCCGAAGCCGACGCCCTGGCGACGATCTGCAATGTTCTCCCTCCGGCCGAGAGCCTGAAGCTGATCGAGTCGCTGCCGGAGACGGAGTGCCTGCTTGTCCTGGCGGACGGTTCGCGGCAGGAGTCGTCGGGCTGGAATGATCGCGGGCAGCCGGGGCTGTTCCGGCTCGGTGCCCGGGCGACGCAGTTCGTCGCCGCGGAAGACGCCAAGGGGGACGCGAAGGAGGCCAAGAGCGAAGAGAACGCGGCAGACGGCAAACTGCTGTCGCTGGTCGTCAATATCACGCTCGCCAAGCCGAGCGAGCCGGGGTACCGCCGGCCGTATGTGGCGGTCTGGCTGGAGGACGCCGACGAGTTCCCGGTGAAGACGGCCCTCCTGTTTCTCGACAACAAGCAGCCCGGGCCGCGGTGGCATCGAGACCTGATTCGCTGGTATCGGAACGACCGGACCCGCAAACTGGCGGACCAGACGGACCTGATTGGCGTCATCTCCGGGGCGACGCGCGGTCCTGGCGAATACAAGGCGGTGTTTGACGGGACCGACGACGCCGGGAAACCGCTCAAGCCCGGCAAGTACACCCTGTACCTGGAAGCGGCTCGCGAACACGGCACGTACCAGATCATCCGCCACCCTCTCACGCTCGGGGCTGACCCGATCGCGGTTACGAAGCTTAAAGGCAATGTCGAATTCGAGTCCGCCGCTTACGAATATCGAGCAGCTGTCCCCGCCGCAGGTGCCCCCGCAGGTGAGTCCAAGCCGGCGGCCAAGTGA
- a CDS encoding PepSY-associated TM helix domain-containing protein yields the protein MRWLHIYVSLIGFAALMFFAVTGITLNHPTWFGGDVQTVTELKGSLPTAWVAPRPMEAAPEGAESDPAASETGAAPANETVAKLEVVEHLRKEHGLRGAVSEFRIDDYECMVLFKGPGYAADVFIDRAAGTYNATQTVMGLMAVMNDLHKGRDSGEVWSWVIDVTALLMVFVSITGFVLIFYLRRKRMSGVLTAVVGTIVLVVIAILWVP from the coding sequence GTGCGGTGGCTGCACATCTATGTGTCGCTGATCGGCTTTGCGGCCCTGATGTTCTTTGCCGTAACGGGGATCACGCTGAACCACCCGACGTGGTTCGGCGGGGACGTTCAGACCGTCACGGAGCTGAAGGGGAGCCTGCCGACGGCGTGGGTGGCGCCGCGGCCGATGGAGGCGGCGCCGGAGGGGGCGGAGAGCGATCCGGCAGCATCAGAGACTGGCGCCGCGCCGGCGAACGAGACCGTTGCGAAGCTGGAAGTCGTCGAGCACCTGCGGAAGGAGCACGGCCTCCGCGGCGCGGTGAGCGAGTTCCGGATCGACGACTACGAGTGCATGGTCCTCTTCAAGGGCCCGGGTTACGCCGCGGACGTCTTCATCGACCGCGCGGCCGGGACCTACAACGCCACGCAGACCGTCATGGGGCTGATGGCGGTCATGAACGACCTCCACAAGGGGCGCGACAGCGGCGAGGTCTGGTCCTGGGTCATCGACGTTACCGCGCTGCTGATGGTGTTCGTCTCGATCACCGGCTTCGTGTTGATCTTTTACCTCCGCCGCAAGCGGATGAGCGGCGTCCTGACGGCGGTCGTGGGGACGATCGTGCTCGTCGTGATCGCCATCCTGTGGGTGCCGTAA
- a CDS encoding kelch repeat-containing protein: MLLRLTLLTFLLLTAMPLSAGDFKRPMPFPNLPEGISSFGAAVAGDHLYVFGGHVGRIPGNSQDSLSPHFVRLNLKTPDAAWETLPMQNSSQSPAILAWEGKIYRVGGLSFDNRQGEATVYHSLDEFSRFDPETKSWTNLPSLPKPRSSLDAAVVDGKVYVVGGWNLQGTNVMEAPWHEDALVYNLASDKGEWKPIAKPPFVKRALAVAAHDHKVWVLGGMTQSNQITSLVHAYDPKTDTWTEGPAVKGKSQFAAFALSAFGCGGKLCYTGSDGILYTLDEGKSEWVPEERLLYPRSFLRLVADEGSTLFAVAGISRSAYVPTVEAIDLAADKHAVPKLSEWPVPFAGKVVQGQIPFLTGNSLYAFGGNNSRNPHDFSKEAIVDEAYRFDLATRAVEKLPPLPSAVQSGAAFLAGERIDQSIYVLGGIANPGEKYQSADTIFRYRLRSKGWTDEVGHLPGPRSMFSVVSQGEAAWIFGGSQVTGHGGGLIAETWKWSGSPETPAEVVTEAAIPTRRRSFGAAVLNGKFYAVGGLGEESTIVDAVDVYDFEAKAWAKGTSPKVARVFPSLAVAGGKLYLSGGFAKVDGHFQKVDSVEAFDPQSNAWTVAFEKLPFDAASRTMVEYQDRLLFYGLDPEKEGIAHIALLDPAPESRDYGVEPAGGMDRGNTRSAGSELVARLMRMDRNGDGQLTKDEVGERFRPLIERADANKDGFATKEEIEASAATESPPAGPFTTDGSGDRSPERMAARALEEHDANKDGKLDRSELEAYFQSRAAERPMRRGGGGSREGNGPPREGTTGTAPASPPATAPR, translated from the coding sequence ATGCTGCTTCGATTGACTCTCCTGACGTTCCTCCTGCTGACGGCAATGCCGCTCTCCGCGGGGGACTTCAAGCGGCCGATGCCGTTCCCCAACCTCCCCGAGGGGATCTCGAGCTTCGGGGCCGCGGTCGCGGGGGATCACCTGTACGTCTTCGGCGGCCACGTTGGCCGGATTCCGGGGAACTCGCAGGACAGCCTCTCGCCGCACTTTGTCCGGCTCAACCTCAAGACGCCCGACGCCGCCTGGGAAACGCTTCCCATGCAGAACTCGTCGCAGAGCCCGGCGATCCTGGCCTGGGAGGGGAAGATCTACCGCGTCGGCGGGCTGAGCTTCGACAACCGGCAGGGGGAAGCGACGGTCTATCACTCGCTCGATGAGTTCTCTCGGTTCGACCCGGAGACGAAGAGCTGGACGAATCTCCCTTCGCTGCCGAAGCCCCGGTCGTCGCTCGATGCGGCGGTCGTCGACGGGAAGGTGTACGTCGTCGGCGGGTGGAACCTGCAGGGGACGAACGTCATGGAGGCCCCGTGGCACGAGGACGCGCTGGTCTATAACCTCGCCAGCGATAAGGGGGAATGGAAGCCGATTGCCAAGCCGCCGTTTGTGAAGCGGGCTCTCGCGGTCGCGGCCCACGATCACAAGGTGTGGGTCCTCGGCGGGATGACGCAGTCGAACCAGATCACGTCGCTCGTCCACGCTTACGATCCCAAGACCGACACATGGACCGAAGGGCCGGCGGTGAAGGGGAAGTCGCAGTTTGCGGCGTTCGCCCTCTCGGCGTTCGGCTGCGGCGGGAAGCTGTGCTACACCGGCTCGGACGGCATCCTCTATACGCTCGATGAAGGGAAGTCGGAGTGGGTTCCGGAGGAGCGGCTTCTCTATCCGCGGAGCTTCCTGCGGCTGGTGGCGGACGAGGGCTCGACCCTGTTCGCGGTCGCCGGGATCTCCCGCAGCGCCTACGTGCCGACCGTCGAGGCGATCGACCTGGCGGCGGACAAGCATGCGGTTCCGAAGCTCTCCGAGTGGCCGGTCCCGTTCGCCGGGAAGGTTGTGCAGGGACAGATCCCGTTCCTGACCGGCAACTCGCTCTACGCCTTTGGCGGGAACAACAGCCGCAATCCGCACGATTTCTCGAAGGAAGCGATCGTCGACGAGGCTTACCGCTTCGACCTCGCGACGCGGGCCGTCGAAAAACTTCCTCCGCTGCCCTCGGCAGTCCAGAGCGGAGCGGCGTTCCTGGCCGGCGAGCGGATCGACCAGTCGATCTACGTCCTGGGGGGAATTGCGAATCCGGGTGAGAAGTACCAGTCGGCCGACACGATCTTCCGCTATCGCCTGCGGAGCAAGGGGTGGACGGATGAAGTCGGCCATCTCCCCGGCCCGCGGTCGATGTTCTCCGTCGTCTCCCAGGGAGAGGCGGCCTGGATCTTCGGCGGCAGCCAGGTGACCGGACACGGCGGCGGCTTGATCGCCGAGACCTGGAAGTGGTCCGGCTCGCCCGAGACGCCAGCTGAGGTTGTCACCGAAGCCGCTATTCCAACACGGCGGCGTTCGTTCGGAGCCGCCGTCCTGAACGGAAAATTCTATGCGGTCGGCGGACTCGGCGAAGAGTCGACGATCGTCGACGCGGTCGATGTCTATGACTTCGAAGCCAAGGCATGGGCCAAAGGGACGTCGCCCAAGGTCGCCCGCGTCTTCCCGAGCCTCGCGGTTGCCGGCGGCAAGCTCTATCTCTCGGGCGGGTTCGCCAAGGTCGACGGGCACTTCCAGAAGGTCGACTCCGTCGAAGCCTTCGATCCGCAGTCGAACGCCTGGACGGTCGCTTTCGAGAAACTTCCGTTCGATGCCGCAAGCCGGACGATGGTCGAGTACCAGGACCGGCTCCTGTTCTACGGCCTCGATCCCGAGAAGGAAGGGATTGCCCACATCGCCCTCCTCGATCCCGCACCGGAATCCCGCGACTACGGCGTCGAGCCGGCGGGCGGTATGGATCGCGGCAACACCCGGAGCGCGGGCTCGGAACTGGTCGCCCGCCTGATGCGGATGGACCGCAACGGGGACGGCCAGCTCACGAAGGACGAAGTCGGCGAACGGTTCCGGCCGCTGATCGAGCGGGCCGACGCAAACAAGGATGGGTTTGCCACGAAGGAAGAGATCGAAGCCTCCGCCGCAACGGAGTCCCCCCCGGCCGGCCCCTTCACGACCGACGGCAGCGGCGACCGCAGCCCCGAGCGGATGGCGGCCCGGGCTCTCGAAGAGCATGATGCGAACAAGGACGGCAAGCTCGATCGCTCCGAGCTCGAAGCGTACTTCCAGTCCCGAGCCGCCGAACGACCGATGCGTCGTGGTGGCGGCGGCAGTCGCGAAGGGAACGGACCGCCCCGCGAAGGGACCACCGGAACCGCTCCCGCTTCCCCGCCGGCGACGGCCCCCCGATAG